A window of the Juglans microcarpa x Juglans regia isolate MS1-56 chromosome 5D, Jm3101_v1.0, whole genome shotgun sequence genome harbors these coding sequences:
- the LOC121264799 gene encoding LOW QUALITY PROTEIN: L-ascorbate oxidase homolog (The sequence of the model RefSeq protein was modified relative to this genomic sequence to represent the inferred CDS: inserted 1 base in 1 codon): MGETKFVLLLCFFAAAMSTIRAEDPYLFFTWNVSYGTIAPLGVPQQGILINGQFPGPNINSTTNNNVVINVFNNLDEPFLLTWSGIQHRKNSWQDGTLGTMCPIPPXTNYTYHIQVKDQIGSYIYYPTTAMHRAAGAFGGLRVNSRLLIPVPYADPEDDYTVLIGDWYTKSHSTLRKFLDGGRALGRPDGVLINGKSAKGDGKDKPLFTMKPGKIYKYRICNVGLKNSLNFRIQGHTMKLVEMEGSHTVQNTYQSLDVHVGQCFSVLVTADQKPKDYLMVASTRFTKSVLTGKGLISYTNGKGPASPEIPEAPVGWAWSLNQFRTFRWNLTSSAARPNPQGSYHYGAINITRTIKLANTASKVDGKLRYAVNGVSHIDPLTPLKLAEYFRATEKVFKYDIISDNPPAKDADKVTMAPNVLNMTFRNFVEIIFENHEKSIQSWHLDGYSFFAVAIEPGRWTPERRKNYNLLDAVSRHTVQVFPKSWAAILLTFDNAGMWNIRSEMAERRYLGQQLYASILSPARSLRDEYNIPDNSLLCGVVKGMPKPPPYTI; encoded by the exons ATGGGAGAAACGAAGTTTGTGTTGCTGTTGTGCTTCTTTGCCGCGGCAATGTCTACGATCCGGGCTGAGGATCCTTACCTCTTCTTCACATGGAACGTCAGCTATGGGACCATTGCTCCACTTGGAGTCCCCCAACAAGGCATTCTCATAAATGGTCAATTTCCGGGACCCAATATCAACTCCACAACCAACAACAACGTCGTCATCAATGTCTTCAATAACCTAGACGAGCCATTTCTGTTGACATG GAGCGGCATCCAGCACAGGAAAAACTCCTGGCAAGACGGAACGCTTGGAACTATGTGCCCCATTCCCC AGACAAACTACACCTATCACATCCAAGTCAAGGACCAAATCGGAAGCTACATCTACTATCCCACCACCGCCATGCACAGGGCAGCTGGTGCCTTCGGTGGCCTACGCGTAAATAGTCGCTTACTCATTCCTGTCCCGTATGCAGATCCTGAGGATGATTACACCGTCCTTATTGGCGACTGGTACACTAAGAGCCACTCCACCCTTAGAAAATTCTTGGATGGTGGCCGTGCCCTTGGTAGGCCAGACGGTGTCCTTATCAATGGAAAATCTGCTAAGGGCGATGGCAAGGACAAGCCTTTGTTCACCATGAAGCCTGGTAAGATCTACAAATACAGAATTTGCAATGTTGGTCTCAAGAACTCCCTTAACTTCAGAATCCAAGGCCATACCATGAAGTTGGTGGAGATGGAGGGCTCCCACACAGTCCAAAACACGTACCAATCTCTCGACGTGCACGTGGGGCAATGTTTCTCAGTTCTTGTCACTGCGGACCAAAAGCCGAAGGACTACTTAATGGTGGCCTCCACTCGGTTCACCAAGAGCGTGCTTACTGGCAAGGGTCTCATCAGCTATACCAATGGCAAGGGCCCAGCCTCACCTGAAATCCCTGAGGCCCCTGTCGGTTGGGCCTGGTCTCTCAATCAATTCCGGACCTTCCGTTGGAACCTCACTTCCAGTGCTGCCAGGCCTAACCCTCAAGGCTCATACCACTACGGTGCCATTAACATTACCCGCACTATCAAGCTCGCGAACACAGCTAGCAAGGTTGACGGTAAACTTCGTTATGCTGTCAATGGCGTCTCCCACATTGACCCTCTCACCCCACTAAAGCTAGCCGAGTACTTTAGAGCCACAGAAAAGGTCTTCAAATATGACATCATCTCTGATAACCCACCAGCTAAAGATGCAGACAAAGTCACTATGGCACCGAATGTCTTGAACATGACCTTCCGCAACTTCGTCGAGATCATCTTTGAGAACCATGAGAAGAGCATACAGTCTTGGCATTTGGATGGGTATTCCTTCTTCGCAGTCGC cattGAGCCTGGGAGATGGACCCCAGAACGCCGGAAGAACTACAATCTTTTGGACGCTGTAAGCAGGCACACTGTCCAGGTTTTTCCCAAATCATGGGCAGCCATCCTCTTGACATTTGATAATGCTGGAATGTGGAACATAAGATCCGAGATGGCGGAGAGGCGTTACCTGGGACAACAGCTCTATGCTAGCATTTTGTCTCCTGCACGCTCCCTTAGGGACGAGTACAATATTCCGGACAATTCCTTGCTCTGTGGTGTTGTCAAGGGTATGCCCAAGCCCCCACCGTACACCATCTAA